The Coregonus clupeaformis isolate EN_2021a chromosome 13, ASM2061545v1, whole genome shotgun sequence genome includes a region encoding these proteins:
- the LOC121579804 gene encoding pigment epithelium-derived factor isoform X1 yields the protein MMMWTTLLLCLGALLSLSYAQLSETEGAGGEEEAVELFTTPRAKMAAATSDFGYNLFRALAGRDPKTNVFLAPISISAVLTQLSMGASPDRSERWLYRALRYHTLQDPQLHDTLRDLLASLRAPGKGISIAARVYLARRLRLKPEYFGVVEKQYGVRPKALMGGAKDVNEINDWVKQQTGGKVDRFMSKPLGRNSGVVPLGAAYFKGKWITRFSQSGAMEDFQLDGEVSARIPMMQQDNYPVKMGVDPDLGCTIAQIQMQDDVSMFVFLPDDVTQNMTLVEESLTAEFVQDLSMTLHPVQAALTLPVLKFSYSTDLLPLLTDLGLDEFLADTDLTRITSQTAKLGSLNHKVVMEMAPEGTQYASSSHVHTPLSYRVDRPFLFLVRDEASGALLFIGRVVNPRKLRI from the exons AT GATGATGTGGACGACCCTATTGCTGTGCCTGGgggccctcctctccctctcttatgCTCAGTTG TCGGAGACAGAGGGGGCGGGAGGGGAAGAGGAAGCTGTGGAGCTCTTTACCACGCCCAGAGCCAAGATGGCTGCCGCCACATCTGACTTCGGCTACAACCTTTTCCGGGCCCTGGCGGGTCGCGACCCCAAGACCAACGTGTTCCTGGCTCCCATCAGCATCTCTGCAGTGCTCACTCAGCTCTCCATGG GAGCATCTCCGGATCGTTCAGAGAGGTGGTTGTACAGAGCTCTAAGGTATCACACCCTGCAGGACCCTCAGCTCCACGACACTCTCAGAGACCTACTGGCCTCACTCAGAGCACCTGGCAAAGGCATCAGCATCGCTGCACGCGTCTACCTGGCccgca GACTGCGTCTGAAGCCGGAATATTTTGGCGTGGTGGAAAAGCAGTATGGGGTGCGGCCCAAGGCTctgatgggtggggctaaagatGTTAATGAGATCAATGATTGGGTCAAACAGCAGACGGGCGGCAAGGTCGACCGCTTCATGTCCAAGCCCCTGGGACGGAACTCTGGTGTGGTCCCTCTCGGCGCCGCCTACTTCAAAG ggaagtGGATAACTCGGTTCAGTCAGAGTGGAGCGATGGAGGACTTCCAGCTTGATGGAGAGGTGTCCGCCCGCATTCCCATGAtgcaacaggacaattacccagTGAAGATGGGAGTCGACCCAGACCTTGGCTGCACA aTTGCTCAGATCCAGATGCAGGATGACGTCAGCATGTTTGTGTTCCTTCCTGATGATGTCACTCAGAACATGACCCTGGTGGAGGAGAGCCTGACGGCTGAGTTTGTTCAGGACCTCTCCATGACTCTTCATCCCGTGCAGGCGGCCCTTACACTACCTGTCCTAAAATTCAGCTACTCCACTGACCTCTTGCCACTGCTCACTGACCTGG gtCTCGACGAATTTCTGGCAGACACGGACCTGACTAGGATCACGTCTCAGACGGCGAAGCTTGGCAGCCTCAATCATAAGGTTGTCATGGAGATGGCCCCAGAGGGCACCCAGTATGCCAGCTCCAGCCACGTCCACACGCCCCTGTCGTACCGCGTGGACCGCCCCTTCCTGTTCCTGGTGAGGGATGAGGCCTCAGGGGCGCTGCTCTTCATTGGCAGGGTGGTGAACCCACGCAAACTGAGGATATaa
- the LOC121579804 gene encoding pigment epithelium-derived factor isoform X2, with amino-acid sequence MMWTTLLLCLGALLSLSYAQLSETEGAGGEEEAVELFTTPRAKMAAATSDFGYNLFRALAGRDPKTNVFLAPISISAVLTQLSMGASPDRSERWLYRALRYHTLQDPQLHDTLRDLLASLRAPGKGISIAARVYLARRLRLKPEYFGVVEKQYGVRPKALMGGAKDVNEINDWVKQQTGGKVDRFMSKPLGRNSGVVPLGAAYFKGKWITRFSQSGAMEDFQLDGEVSARIPMMQQDNYPVKMGVDPDLGCTIAQIQMQDDVSMFVFLPDDVTQNMTLVEESLTAEFVQDLSMTLHPVQAALTLPVLKFSYSTDLLPLLTDLGLDEFLADTDLTRITSQTAKLGSLNHKVVMEMAPEGTQYASSSHVHTPLSYRVDRPFLFLVRDEASGALLFIGRVVNPRKLRI; translated from the exons ATGATGTGGACGACCCTATTGCTGTGCCTGGgggccctcctctccctctcttatgCTCAGTTG TCGGAGACAGAGGGGGCGGGAGGGGAAGAGGAAGCTGTGGAGCTCTTTACCACGCCCAGAGCCAAGATGGCTGCCGCCACATCTGACTTCGGCTACAACCTTTTCCGGGCCCTGGCGGGTCGCGACCCCAAGACCAACGTGTTCCTGGCTCCCATCAGCATCTCTGCAGTGCTCACTCAGCTCTCCATGG GAGCATCTCCGGATCGTTCAGAGAGGTGGTTGTACAGAGCTCTAAGGTATCACACCCTGCAGGACCCTCAGCTCCACGACACTCTCAGAGACCTACTGGCCTCACTCAGAGCACCTGGCAAAGGCATCAGCATCGCTGCACGCGTCTACCTGGCccgca GACTGCGTCTGAAGCCGGAATATTTTGGCGTGGTGGAAAAGCAGTATGGGGTGCGGCCCAAGGCTctgatgggtggggctaaagatGTTAATGAGATCAATGATTGGGTCAAACAGCAGACGGGCGGCAAGGTCGACCGCTTCATGTCCAAGCCCCTGGGACGGAACTCTGGTGTGGTCCCTCTCGGCGCCGCCTACTTCAAAG ggaagtGGATAACTCGGTTCAGTCAGAGTGGAGCGATGGAGGACTTCCAGCTTGATGGAGAGGTGTCCGCCCGCATTCCCATGAtgcaacaggacaattacccagTGAAGATGGGAGTCGACCCAGACCTTGGCTGCACA aTTGCTCAGATCCAGATGCAGGATGACGTCAGCATGTTTGTGTTCCTTCCTGATGATGTCACTCAGAACATGACCCTGGTGGAGGAGAGCCTGACGGCTGAGTTTGTTCAGGACCTCTCCATGACTCTTCATCCCGTGCAGGCGGCCCTTACACTACCTGTCCTAAAATTCAGCTACTCCACTGACCTCTTGCCACTGCTCACTGACCTGG gtCTCGACGAATTTCTGGCAGACACGGACCTGACTAGGATCACGTCTCAGACGGCGAAGCTTGGCAGCCTCAATCATAAGGTTGTCATGGAGATGGCCCCAGAGGGCACCCAGTATGCCAGCTCCAGCCACGTCCACACGCCCCTGTCGTACCGCGTGGACCGCCCCTTCCTGTTCCTGGTGAGGGATGAGGCCTCAGGGGCGCTGCTCTTCATTGGCAGGGTGGTGAACCCACGCAAACTGAGGATATaa